The proteins below come from a single Triticum aestivum cultivar Chinese Spring chromosome 5D, IWGSC CS RefSeq v2.1, whole genome shotgun sequence genomic window:
- the LOC123122128 gene encoding U-box domain-containing protein 33 yields the protein MAMVSRARASLPSPSSSPLPAFSPRSPQSEVVERMFTRGGSGRSSSSSASGANRSASLREIDEEAAILHDADDDDGGGKLYVAVGKDIKDSRSNLVWAARNLFAGDPKLVLLHVHQPADRIMIGLCKVPASQVEEKELKAYRKIEKEEMNTLLNQYLNFCRVSLKMQAETLVIEKNSPANGIIELIDQNRITKLVMGTSSFSVKRKVPKSKVAASVHLQAKPYCQIFYICKEALGCSREATELCAKVESPRSSFASTISDQPELTPRSLSLPPGHPGLLGATGQQPFPRRSNSVSYPLSGLIADSVENMSAARRQSIDSLLGSTDQQALPRRSNSVSYSLSGSIAGSVEIMSPARRQSIDMTPTGSSPSSSQQSTGGSSLGLRDLDSMDGSPVPASVASSEEHQHSTVEIHEMFEQLHRVRNQLERSKKEASEGRQKAERDLFESSMMFKARESSLRKEKKEVEERLTKEKADLEKEHFHVCNELQKANEQRAELESKLLQTNALMEELQQLQVELQREKDHAVKEAEEMRQTNGNSVFGSTSAVALTEFSYTEIEEATDNFDDSKKIGSGGCGTVYKGFLRHTTVAIKKFNREGTTGDKEFNDEVETLSRMRHPNLVTLIGVCREAKALVFEFLSNGSLEDCLQGEHQREPLSWRMRIRIAADICTGLIFLHSNKPKGIAHGDLKPDNVLLDNSFVCKLADFGISRPLDLTNTTVTPYHRTNQIKGTMGYMDPGYIASGEITAQYDVYSFGVVLMRLLTGKSPLGLPNEVEAALSNDMLQDIIDTSAGEWPTEYTEELARLALRCCRYERKERPNLANEAWGILQAMMNCPDDKCKPPTFFICPMTQEIMRDPHIAADGFTYEGEAIKDWLQRGHKMSPMTYLSFTHHELMPNNALRFAIQEWQMQQQP from the exons ATGGCCATGGTCAGCAGAGCCCGCGCTTCTCTCCCTTCGCCGTCATCGTCACCATTGCCGGCCTTCTCCCCTCGGTCGCCGCAGTCCGAGGTGGTGGAGAGGATGTTCACGCGTGGAGGGAGCGGGCGGTCGTCGTCGTCCAGTGCCAGCGGGGCTAACAGGAGCGCCAGCCTCAGAGAGATCGACGAAGAGGCCGCCATCTTGCACGAtgctgatgatgatgacggcggAGGGAAGCTGTATGTCGCCGTCGGTAAGGACATCAAAGACAGCAGATCCAACCTCGTCTGGGCAGCTCGGAACCTCTTCGCCGGTGATCCCAAGCTTGTCCTGCTGCATGTCCACCAGCCTGCCGACAGAATCATGATAG GATTATGCAAGGTTCCAGCAAGCCAGGTCGAGGAAAAGGAGCTCAAAGCATACAGAAAGATTGAGAAGGAGGAGATGAACACACTTTTAAACCAGTACCTCAATTTCTGCAGAGTTTCTCTCAAG ATGCAAGCTGAAACGCTGGTGATCGAGAAGAACAGTCCTGCAAATGGGATTATTGAGCTCATTGATCAGAATCGCATTACAAAGCTTGTTATGGGAACATCTTCCTTCTCAGT GAAGAGGAAAGTACCAAAATCAAAAGTTGCAGCCAGTGTGCATCTGCAGGCCAAACCATATTGCCAGATCTTCTATATTTGCAAAGAGGCTCTTGGTTGCTCTAG GGAGGCCACTGAGCTTTGTGCAAAAGTAGAGTCACCCCGAAGTAGCTTTGCAAGCACTATCTCAGATCAACCTGAGTTAACTCCAAGATCCCTATCACTGCCACCAGGGCATCCAGGTCTTTTAGGCGCTACAGGCCAACAACCCTTTCCACGGCGGTCCAACTCAGTCAGTTATCCCTTGTCTGGATTGATAGCAGACAGTGTAGAAAACATGTCAGCTGCAAGGCGGCAGTCAATTGATAGTCTCTTAGGCTCTACAGATCAACAGGCCCTACCACGACGGTCCAACTCAGTTAGTTATTCCTTGTCTGGATCGATAGCGGGCAGTGTAGAAATCATGTCACCTGCAAGGCGGCAGTCGATTGATATGACACCAACAGGTTCCTCTCCGAGTTCCAGCCAGCAAAGCACTGGTGGGTCCTCATTGGGTCTGAGGGATTTGGACAGTATGGATGGTTCACCGGTGCCTGCTTCAGTTGCAAGCTCTGAAGAACATCAGCACTCTACG GTGGAAATACATGAAATGTTTGAGCAACTGCACCGAGTTCGCAATCAGCTAGAGCGCTCGAAAAAGGAAGCATCTGAGGGCCGGCAGAAAGCCGAGAGGGACTTGTTTGAGTCTTCTATGATG TTCAAAGCACGGGAGAGTTCACTCCGCAAAGAAAAAAAGGAGGTAGAGGAAAGGCTAACAAAAGAAAAGGCTGACCTTGAAAAAGAGCACTTCCATGTATGCAACGAGCTGCAGAAGGCAAATGAGCAGAGAGCAGAATTGGAGAGCAAGCTTCTCCAGACAAATGCCCTAATGGAAGAGCTCCAACAGTTGCAAGTGGAGCTGCAGCGTGAGAAAGACCATGCTGTTAAAGAAGCTGAAGAAATGCGCCAAACAAATGGTAACAGTGTATTTGGCTCTACTAGTGCTGTTGCCCTAACAGAATTCAGCTACACAGAGATAGAAGAAGCGACCGACAACTTTGATGACTCCAAAAAGATTGGCAGTGGTGGGTGTGGAACCGTCTACAAGGGATTTCTCCGTCATACTACCGTAGCCATAAAGAAATTCAACCGTGAAGGCACAACAGGAGATAAAGAGTTCAATGACGAG GTAGAAACACTTTCTAGGATGAGGCATCCAAACCTTGTCACTCTGATAGGAGTGTGCAGGGAGGCCAAAGCGTTGGTCTTCGAATTCCTGTCGAACGGAAGCCTAGAGGACTGCCTGCAGGGCGAGCACCAAAGAGAGCCGCTCTCATGGCGAATGCGCATCAGAATCGCTGCCGACATCTGCACGGGACTTATCTTTCTCCACTCCAACAAACCAAAAGGCATTGCCCATGGCGATCTGAAGCCTGACAATGTCCTTCTTGACAATAGCTTTGTTTGCAAACTGGCAGACTTTGGAATCTCTCGTCCCTTGGATCTAACAAACACCACCGTCACCCCTTACCACCGAACAAACCAAATTAAAGGCACAATGGGATACATGGATCCAGGATACATCGCCTCAGGGGAGATCACAGCTCAGTATGACGTCTACTCCTTTGGTGTAGTTCTGATGCGGTTGCTAACTGGCAAGAGCCCCCTAGGCCTTCCGAATGAGGTGGAGGCAGCCTTGAGCAATGACATGTTGCAAGATATAATTGATACTTCTGCAGGGGAATGGCCAACTGAATACACTGAAGAGTTGGCAAGATTAGCACTCAGATGTTGCCGGTATGAACGGAAGGAACGGCCTAATCTTGCAAATGAAGCCTGGGGTATCCTGCAAGCTATGATGAACTGTCCAGACGATAAATGCAAGCCACCAACGTTTTTCATCTGTCCAATGACACAG GAGATCATGAGGGATCCACACATTGCTGCCGATGGATTCACATATGAAGGTGAGGCCATCAAGGACTGGCTTCAAAGGGGGCATAAAATGTCCCCCATGACCTACCTCAGCTTCACACACCATGAGTTAATGCCGAACAATGCCCTTCGTTTTGCAATTCAAGAATGGCAAATGCAACAGCAACCGTGA